In a genomic window of Macaca nemestrina isolate mMacNem1 chromosome 18, mMacNem.hap1, whole genome shotgun sequence:
- the LOC105491266 gene encoding carbohydrate sulfotransferase 6, with the protein MWLPRVSSTAVTALLLAQTLLLLFLVSRPGPSSPAGGEERVHVLVLSSWRSGSSFVGQLFSQHPDVFYLMEPAWHVWTTLSQGSAATLHMAVRDLVRSVFLCDMDVFDAYLPWRRNLSDLFQWAVSRALCSPPACSAFARGAISSEAVCKPLCTRQPFSLAQEACRSYSHVVLKEVRFFNLQVLYPLLSDPALNLRIVHLVRDPRAVLRSREQTAKALARDNGIVLGTNGTWVEADPGLRVVREVCRSHVRIAEAATLKPPPFLRGRYRLVRFEDLAREPLAEIRALYAFTGLSLTPQLEAWIHNITHGSGPGARREAFKTSSRNALNVSQAWRHALPFAKIRRVQELCTGALQLLGYRPVYSEDEQRNLALDLVLPRGLNGFIWASSTSSHPRH; encoded by the coding sequence ATGTGGCTGCCGCGAGTCTCCAGCACAGCAGTGACCGCGCTCCTCCTGGCGcagaccctcctcctcctctttctggtTTCCCGGCCAGGGCCCTCGTCCCCAGCAGGCGGCGAGGAGCGCGTGCATGTGCTGGTGCTGTCCTCGTGGCGCTCGGGCTCCTCCTTCGTGGGCCAACTCTTCAGCCAGCACCCCGATGTCTTCTATCTAATGGAGCCCGCGTGGCACGTGTGGACCACTCTGTCGCAGGGCAGCGCCGCAACGCTGCACATGGCTGTGCGTGACCTGGTGCGCTCCGTCTTCCTGTGCGACATGGACGTGTTTGATGCCTATCTGCCTTGGCGCCGCAACCTGTCCGACCTCTTCCAGTGGGCCGTGAGCCGTGCACTGTGCTCGCCACCCGCCTGCAGTGCCTTTGCCCGAGGCGCCATCAGCAGCGAGGCGGTGTGCAAGCCACTGTGCACGCGGCAGCCCTTCAGCCTGGCCCAGGAGGCCTGCCGCTCCTACAGCCACGTGGTGCTCAAGGAGGTGCGCTTCTTCAACCTGCAGGTGCTCTACCCGCTGCTCAGTGACCCCGCGCTCAACCTGCGCATCGTGCACCTGGTGCGTGACCCGCGGGCTGTTCTGCGCTCCCGGGAGCAGACAGCCAAGGCTCTGGCGCGTGACAACGGCATCGTGCTGGGCACCAATGGCACGTGGGTGGAGGCCGACCCCGGCCTGCGCGTGGTACGCGAGGTGTGCCGTAGCCACGTACGCATCGCCGAGGCCGCCACACTCAAGCCGCCACCCTTCCTGCGCGGCCGCTACCGCCTAGTGCGCTTCGAGGACCTGGCGCGGGAGCCGCTGGCAGAAATCCGTGCGCTCTACGCCTTCACCGGGCTGAGTCTCACACCACAGCTCGAGGCCTGGATCCATAACATCACCCACGGATCTGGACCTGGTGCACGCCGCGAAGCCTTCAAGACTTCGTCCAGGAATGCGCTCAACGTCTCCCAGGCCTGGCGCCACGCGCTGCCCTTTGCCAAGATCCGCCGCGTGCAGGAACTGTGCACTGGTGCCCTGCAGCTGCTGGGCTACCGGCCTGTATACTCTGAGGACGAGCAGCGCAACCTCGCCCTTGATCTGGTGCTGCCACGAGGCCTGAACGGCTTCATCTGGGCATCGTCCACCTCCTCGCACCCCCGGCATTAG